Proteins encoded together in one Xenopus laevis strain J_2021 chromosome 6L, Xenopus_laevis_v10.1, whole genome shotgun sequence window:
- the serpinb6.L gene encoding serpin family B member 6 L homeolog, with translation MDSLSAANGTFAINFFAKLNESNKTGNIFVSPLSISSALAMVLLGAKGNTATQMSQVLKFDKLDGAHCNFQSLISEINKPGTNYLLRTANRLYGEKSYTFLEEFLGSTQKHYHADLRAVDFCKKAEESRGEINEWVAQKTEGKINDLLPVGAVDSLTRLVLVNAIYFKGNWANKFNPEHTHEMPFRLNKNETKPVQMMYKKAKFPMTYVGELFTKVIEIPYVDNELSMIILLPDDINDGTTGLEKLEKELTYEKFLQWTNPEMMDITEMELSLPKFKLEDDYDLESLLSKMGMSDAFDQGRADFSGMSGCNDLFLSKVVHKSFVDVNEEGTEAAAATAAIMMLRCAMRIPRIVCDHPFLFYIMHRQNHSILFCGRFASP, from the exons ATGGATTCCCTTAGTGCAGCGAATGGCACCTTTGCTATCAATTTCTTTGCCAAACTAAATGAAAGTAATAAAACTGGCAATATATTTGTGTCTCCTCTGAGTATTTCATCTGCTCTGGCCATGGTGCTTCTGGGTGCCAAAGGGAACACTGCTACTCAAATGTCTCAG GTTCTCAAATTTGATAAATTAGATGGTGCCCACTGTAACTTCCAATCACTTATATCTGAGATCAACAAGCCAGGCACTAATTACCTGTTAAGGACTGCCAACCGACTGTATGGGGAGAAGTCATATACATTCCTTGAG GAATTCCTCGGATCAACTCAGAAACATTACCATGCAGACCTCAGAGCAGTAGATTTTTGTAAGAAGGCAGAGGAATCCAGAGGTGAAATCAATGAGTGGGTGGCACAAAAAACCGAAG GAAAAATAAATGACCTCTTGCCTGTTGGTGCTGTGGATTCACTCACTAGATTAGTTCTTGTGAATGcaatttactttaaaggaaactgggcaaataaatttAATCCGGAGCATACTCACGAAATGCCATTCCGGCTCAATAAG AATGAAACCAAGCCTGTGCAGATGATGTACAAAAAGGCAAAGTTCCCAATGACCTATGTAGGAGAATTGTTCACCAAGGTTATAGAAATACCCTATGTTGACAATGAACTGTCTATGATTATATTGCTCCCTGATGATATTAATGACGGCACCACGGGATTGGAAAag CTTGAAAAGGAATTAACCTATGAGAAGTTTTTGCAATGGACAAATCCTGAGATGATGGATATTACAGAAATGGAACTGTCATTACCTAAATTTAAGCTGGAGGATGATTATGATCTAGAATCACTTCTTAGTAAAATGGGAATGTCTGATGCCTTTGACCAGGGAAGGGCAGACTTCTCTGGAATGAGTGGATGCAACGACCTATTTCTGTCTAAAGTGGTGCACAAATCATTTGTTGATGTAAATGAAGAGGGCACAGAAGCTGCAGCAGCTACAGCTGCAATAATGATGCTTCGTTGTGCAATGAGGATACCAAGAATTGTCTGTGACCATCCTTTTCTGTTTTATATTATGCACCGACAAAATCACAGTATTCTCTTCTGTGGTAGATTTGCCTCACCATGA